In one window of Cellulophaga sp. HaHa_2_95 DNA:
- a CDS encoding DUF4202 domain-containing protein, with translation MASSDKLEKAFVLFDKANEQDPNKEIFEGKEYAKEVLYAIRMTEKLNSFAPNASEVLQLTARCQHICRWEIARDSYDMNRTGYLTWRQDLKKYHAKKASALLESIGYDQETIDNVAFLLEKKQLKKNKETQTLEDVICLVFLEYYFEPFAQKYSEEKLIDILQKTWRKMSKEGQEAALKLPLSANSLTLVGKALQG, from the coding sequence ATGGCATCATCGGATAAATTAGAAAAGGCTTTTGTACTTTTTGATAAAGCAAACGAGCAAGATCCAAATAAAGAAATTTTTGAAGGCAAAGAATATGCTAAAGAAGTACTATATGCTATCCGGATGACTGAAAAGTTAAATTCTTTTGCTCCTAATGCATCAGAAGTATTACAGCTTACTGCCAGATGTCAACATATTTGCCGATGGGAGATTGCCCGTGATTCTTATGATATGAACAGAACTGGCTACCTTACATGGCGTCAAGATCTAAAGAAGTATCACGCTAAAAAAGCTAGTGCACTGCTGGAAAGCATTGGTTATGACCAGGAAACCATTGATAATGTTGCTTTTTTATTAGAAAAAAAGCAACTTAAAAAGAATAAAGAAACCCAAACCTTGGAAGATGTCATCTGCTTGGTATTTCTTGAATATTACTTTGAACCTTTTGCTCAGAAATATTCAGAAGAGAAACTGATTGATATTTTACAAAAAACATGGCGTAAGATGTCTAAAGAAGGTCAAGAAGCTGCATTAAAACTTCCGTTGTCTGCAAACTCTTTGACCTTAGTGGGGAAAGCTTTACAAGGCTAA
- the nirD gene encoding nitrite reductase small subunit NirD codes for MIDSILKEYNTTPIENVTVWFKAAAVTKFPKNGGACVKYNEKQIAVFNFAREGKWYACQNLCPHKMEMVLSRGMIGEDMGTPKVACPLHKNTFSLETGENLNGTLSAISTYPVKIEDGFVYIGFSE; via the coding sequence ATGATAGATTCCATTTTAAAAGAATACAATACAACCCCTATTGAGAATGTAACGGTGTGGTTCAAAGCTGCTGCAGTCACAAAATTTCCGAAAAACGGCGGTGCCTGTGTGAAGTACAATGAGAAACAAATAGCCGTCTTTAATTTTGCACGAGAAGGAAAATGGTACGCGTGCCAAAACTTATGCCCACATAAAATGGAAATGGTGCTTTCTCGAGGAATGATTGGTGAGGATATGGGCACTCCAAAAGTAGCTTGTCCTCTGCATAAAAATACTTTTTCTCTAGAAACAGGAGAAAATTTAAACGGTACATTATCTGCTATTTCAACTTATCCTGTAAAAATAGAAGATGGTTTTGTGTATATTGGTTTTTCTGAATAG
- the nirB gene encoding nitrite reductase large subunit NirB, translated as MKTVIVVGNGMVGYKFCEKFVAKETSEDYKLIVFGDEPRPAYDRVHLSEFFENQDAKALEMAPAAWYAENGIELMVNERVADINREEKTITTAKNRDFSYDYLVLATGSSAFVPPIKGVEKKGVFVYRTIEDLEGMLSYAAALKAKNPNAKAAVLGGGLLGLEAGKAVMDMGLEPHIVEFAPKLMPRQLDSRSSQVLQLKLESIGLHIHLSKATNQILGDDAIVGMEFGEDDVLDVEMLVISAGIRPRDELGKSSGLKMGVRGGIVVDHKMQTSDQSIYAIGEIALYNQMIYGLVAPGYEMATVAVDQITGKTDNIMAAEIDMSTKLKLIGVDVASFGEPFMPAAKGHSIIFENKTQHLYKRINVSLDGQRLLGGILVGDASDYSMLHQIYLNSMPIPSDPSQLILPAGDGAASFGSAMDLPDTAVVCSCEAVTKGQVCCSVKDDGNETVKAIAKATKATTGCGGCKPMVTDLVNETLKSLGKVVKERICEHFDYSRQELYDIVKMKNIQDYDELLDTHGKGNGCETCKPLAASLFASIFNETANKQDTIQDTNDRYLANIQRNGTYSVVPRVAGGEISPKQMIAMGRIAQKYDLYTKITGGQRIDMFGAKLHELPLIWEELIAEGFETGQAYGKSLRTVKSCVGSTWCRYGMDESISFAIEIENRYKGIRSPHKFKGGVSGCIRECAEARGKDFGFIAVEGGWNIYIGGNGGATPKHALLLAEKVDKETAIKYVDRFLMYYIQTAQPLMRTAAWLDKLEGGIDYVKDVVINDCLGIVDQLDKEMQHLVDTYKCEWKEAVENPEIRAKYTHFVNSTAADENIEFVSLREQKMPAPWA; from the coding sequence ATGAAAACCGTAATCGTAGTAGGAAATGGAATGGTAGGGTATAAATTTTGCGAAAAATTTGTAGCCAAAGAAACAAGTGAAGACTATAAGCTTATTGTTTTTGGTGATGAACCAAGACCTGCCTATGACCGTGTTCATTTAAGTGAATTTTTTGAAAACCAAGATGCTAAAGCTCTAGAAATGGCTCCAGCAGCATGGTATGCAGAAAATGGCATAGAACTGATGGTCAATGAACGTGTTGCAGACATTAACCGTGAAGAAAAAACAATTACCACAGCTAAGAATCGAGATTTCTCTTATGACTACCTTGTTTTAGCAACAGGTTCTTCAGCTTTTGTACCTCCTATTAAAGGAGTAGAGAAAAAAGGAGTCTTTGTATATCGTACTATTGAAGACTTAGAAGGCATGCTCTCTTACGCAGCAGCCTTAAAAGCAAAAAACCCTAATGCAAAAGCTGCCGTCTTAGGAGGCGGACTTTTAGGATTAGAAGCAGGGAAAGCGGTAATGGATATGGGTCTAGAGCCCCATATTGTAGAATTTGCACCCAAATTAATGCCAAGGCAGTTAGATTCTAGAAGTAGTCAAGTGTTACAACTAAAGTTAGAATCTATAGGTTTACACATTCATTTGAGTAAAGCAACCAATCAAATACTAGGAGATGATGCCATTGTAGGAATGGAATTTGGCGAGGATGATGTCTTGGATGTAGAAATGCTTGTAATTTCTGCTGGTATTCGTCCTAGGGATGAACTTGGGAAATCTAGTGGCTTAAAAATGGGAGTTCGTGGCGGCATTGTGGTAGATCATAAAATGCAAACTTCTGACCAAAGCATATATGCCATTGGAGAAATTGCCCTTTACAATCAAATGATATATGGTTTAGTAGCTCCTGGATATGAAATGGCAACAGTTGCTGTAGACCAAATTACGGGCAAAACTGATAATATCATGGCTGCAGAGATTGACATGTCTACCAAACTAAAATTAATAGGAGTTGACGTCGCTAGTTTTGGCGAGCCTTTTATGCCCGCAGCTAAAGGGCATTCTATAATTTTTGAAAATAAAACGCAGCACTTATACAAAAGAATAAATGTGAGCCTTGATGGCCAAAGATTATTAGGAGGTATTTTAGTCGGGGATGCTTCTGATTACAGCATGCTACATCAAATTTACCTGAATAGTATGCCTATTCCTTCAGATCCATCACAATTAATACTCCCTGCTGGTGATGGTGCTGCATCTTTTGGTAGCGCTATGGACTTACCAGATACTGCTGTTGTTTGTTCTTGTGAAGCGGTGACTAAAGGGCAAGTTTGTTGCTCTGTAAAAGATGATGGTAATGAAACCGTTAAAGCTATTGCTAAAGCTACCAAAGCAACTACTGGTTGTGGTGGTTGCAAACCCATGGTAACAGATCTTGTAAATGAAACTTTAAAATCTTTAGGTAAGGTTGTAAAAGAACGTATCTGTGAGCATTTTGATTATTCACGTCAAGAATTGTATGACATCGTAAAAATGAAAAATATTCAAGATTACGATGAATTATTAGATACTCATGGAAAAGGAAATGGTTGCGAAACCTGCAAACCTTTAGCGGCTTCGCTATTTGCAAGTATATTTAATGAAACAGCCAATAAGCAAGATACTATACAAGATACCAATGATAGATATTTAGCAAACATACAACGTAACGGTACTTACTCTGTAGTACCCCGTGTTGCGGGTGGTGAGATTTCTCCAAAGCAAATGATTGCTATGGGTAGAATTGCTCAAAAATATGATTTGTACACCAAAATTACGGGCGGACAAAGAATAGATATGTTCGGTGCCAAACTACATGAATTACCATTAATTTGGGAAGAGCTTATCGCGGAAGGCTTTGAAACGGGACAAGCCTATGGAAAATCATTACGTACCGTAAAAAGTTGTGTAGGCTCTACTTGGTGCAGGTATGGCATGGATGAAAGCATAAGTTTTGCTATAGAAATAGAAAACAGGTATAAAGGCATTCGGTCTCCACATAAATTTAAAGGCGGTGTTTCTGGTTGTATCCGTGAATGTGCGGAAGCACGTGGTAAAGATTTTGGTTTTATCGCTGTAGAAGGTGGCTGGAATATTTATATTGGCGGAAACGGTGGTGCAACTCCTAAACACGCATTGTTATTGGCGGAGAAAGTAGATAAAGAGACCGCCATAAAATATGTAGATCGTTTTTTAATGTATTACATACAAACTGCACAACCCTTAATGCGTACGGCCGCATGGTTAGATAAACTAGAAGGAGGTATTGACTATGTAAAGGATGTTGTGATTAATGATTGTTTGGGAATTGTAGATCAGCTAGATAAAGAAATGCAACATTTAGTAGATACCTATAAATGTGAGTGGAAAGAGGCCGTTGAGAATCCTGAAATTAGAGCAAAATATACCCATTTTGTGAATTCTACCGCAGCAGACGAAAATATAGAATTTGTGTCTTTAAGAGAACAAAAAATGCCAGCACCTTGGGCTTAA
- the cobA gene encoding uroporphyrinogen-III C-methyltransferase — protein sequence MSSKNPKVSLVGAGPGSSDLITRRGFKVLQEASVILYDALISKELLDEIDNSIPKIYVGKRCGEHSFTQDDINRLIVENAYQYGHVVRLKGGDPFVFGRASEEIEYVESFGIPVTVIPGVSSAISVPASQGIPVTRRGISSSFWVMTATKKDGSFSQDLKLAAQSAATLVILMGVRKFDEIAEEISKYRKGITPFAIIQNGTLAKEVCITGTLYDRAKQLGQIDTSLPGIIVIGDVVAEHPSFFEEELQRVLHSTI from the coding sequence ATGTCAAGTAAGAATCCAAAGGTAAGTTTAGTAGGCGCAGGCCCTGGGAGTAGCGACCTTATTACACGAAGAGGTTTTAAGGTGTTGCAAGAGGCCTCTGTAATTTTATATGATGCTTTAATCAGTAAAGAATTGCTTGATGAGATTGATAATTCAATCCCTAAAATATACGTAGGCAAACGTTGTGGAGAACATTCTTTTACCCAAGATGATATCAATAGATTAATTGTGGAAAACGCTTACCAGTATGGTCACGTGGTCCGGTTAAAGGGAGGAGATCCTTTTGTATTTGGTAGAGCGAGCGAGGAAATAGAGTATGTAGAATCTTTCGGAATACCAGTGACCGTTATCCCGGGAGTAAGTAGTGCTATTTCTGTACCTGCAAGTCAAGGTATTCCTGTGACCCGAAGAGGTATTAGTAGTAGCTTTTGGGTAATGACCGCCACTAAAAAAGATGGTTCTTTTTCTCAAGATCTGAAATTGGCCGCGCAATCAGCAGCAACCTTAGTTATATTAATGGGGGTGCGAAAATTTGACGAAATTGCAGAAGAAATTTCTAAGTATAGAAAGGGCATCACTCCTTTTGCTATTATCCAAAATGGTACTTTGGCCAAAGAGGTGTGTATCACGGGAACCTTATATGATAGAGCAAAACAATTGGGTCAAATAGATACTTCATTGCCAGGAATCATAGTTATTGGTGATGTAGTGGCAGAGCATCCTTCCTTTTTCGAAGAAGAGCTACAACGGGTTTTACATTCAACCATATAA
- a CDS encoding MFS transporter, producing the protein MNNTTSNKATKLNLRDFKSIQMKTFWITSLAFFLCFFAWFGIVPFMPDVVKDLGLSPSQKWNSIILAVSGTVFARLAIGKLCDKYGPRLCYTYLLVFGAIPVILLGFVQTPLQFLVCRLFIGFIGASFVITQFHTSIMFAPNIVGTANATSAGWGNLGGGANRLGMPLIAAAVVSFGIADEIAWRYSMVIAGILCLAMGLVYYFFTKDTPEGNFAELKERGEMPVFKKDEASFASVLKDYRVWILFFVYAASFGIELTVYGTMDDYLQNRFGLDRTFAGNLVLSFALMNIFARTLGGYFGDKFGNSKGLRGRVIFLAVILAAEGVMLSFFSMTTSLAVGMIFLIAFSLTVQMAEGATFSVVPFINKKAIGSISGIVGAGGNVGAFLAALLLKSKSAVAESAAISSNKGLGEEAIKTAQTIASASAVSAGYFVIGGCILVAALLSLAIKFASSEEAVPSEELNIQLADK; encoded by the coding sequence ATGAACAATACAACATCAAATAAAGCGACGAAATTAAATTTACGAGATTTTAAAAGTATCCAAATGAAAACGTTCTGGATCACTTCCTTAGCATTTTTTCTTTGTTTTTTCGCATGGTTTGGTATTGTTCCTTTTATGCCAGATGTAGTTAAAGATTTAGGCTTGAGTCCGTCTCAAAAATGGAATTCTATTATACTAGCGGTGTCAGGAACAGTGTTTGCCCGTTTAGCTATTGGTAAATTGTGTGATAAATATGGGCCAAGATTGTGTTATACCTATTTATTAGTATTTGGTGCTATTCCGGTAATTTTATTAGGATTTGTACAAACACCCTTGCAGTTTTTGGTATGTAGGTTATTTATTGGGTTTATTGGAGCATCATTTGTAATTACACAATTTCATACCTCTATTATGTTTGCGCCAAATATTGTGGGTACGGCAAATGCCACCTCTGCAGGTTGGGGTAATCTTGGTGGTGGTGCCAATCGTTTAGGGATGCCTTTAATTGCTGCGGCAGTGGTGAGTTTTGGTATAGCAGATGAAATAGCTTGGCGTTATTCTATGGTTATTGCTGGAATATTGTGTTTGGCAATGGGCTTAGTGTATTACTTCTTTACAAAAGATACACCGGAAGGAAATTTTGCAGAGTTAAAAGAACGCGGCGAAATGCCAGTCTTCAAAAAAGATGAAGCTTCATTTGCTAGTGTATTAAAAGATTACAGAGTTTGGATTTTATTCTTCGTGTATGCGGCTAGTTTTGGTATTGAGCTAACGGTATATGGTACTATGGATGACTACCTTCAAAATAGATTTGGTTTGGATAGAACATTTGCAGGAAATCTAGTGTTGTCTTTTGCTTTAATGAATATTTTTGCACGTACACTTGGAGGGTATTTTGGAGATAAATTTGGGAACAGTAAAGGCTTACGAGGTCGTGTTATTTTCTTAGCTGTTATTCTAGCGGCAGAAGGGGTAATGTTATCGTTCTTTTCTATGACGACGAGTCTTGCTGTAGGAATGATTTTTCTAATAGCTTTTAGTTTAACAGTACAAATGGCAGAAGGAGCTACCTTTTCTGTTGTGCCATTCATCAATAAAAAAGCGATTGGTTCTATATCTGGTATTGTAGGTGCAGGAGGTAATGTAGGAGCTTTTCTTGCCGCTTTATTATTAAAATCAAAATCTGCCGTAGCAGAGAGTGCAGCTATTTCTTCGAATAAAGGCTTAGGGGAAGAGGCTATTAAAACGGCACAAACCATCGCTTCCGCTTCTGCGGTATCAGCAGGATATTTTGTGATTGGTGGATGTATCTTAGTGGCAGCATTATTGTCTTTAGCCATTAAATTTGCCAGTTCGGAAGAGGCGGTTCCTTCCGAAGAATTAAATATACAATTAGCAGATAAATAA
- a CDS encoding Crp/Fnr family transcriptional regulator, which translates to MSSEQVALFSNEKTEITCKKGQQFIIEGAPVNGLFFILKGKVKVYRTGIHGKEQIVRFAKEGEIIGHRGFGTEEYYSIGAIALEHTELCYFSKDTLQKALKSNASFAYDLMLFYADELNRSEAKVKSISQMTVRERVVDTLLYINRKFKDKNGFLNLALSRREYADYAGTTEEQVIRIFSSLKKENLIHTKGKKVGIINVDLLKREISEHNFYLDL; encoded by the coding sequence GTGTCTTCAGAGCAGGTGGCGCTATTTTCTAATGAAAAAACAGAGATCACTTGCAAAAAAGGGCAGCAATTTATCATCGAAGGTGCACCTGTAAATGGACTCTTCTTTATATTGAAAGGAAAGGTTAAGGTTTACAGGACAGGAATACATGGCAAAGAACAAATTGTTCGTTTTGCTAAAGAAGGAGAAATTATTGGGCATCGTGGTTTTGGTACTGAGGAGTACTATTCTATTGGGGCTATAGCGCTAGAACATACCGAACTTTGTTATTTCTCTAAAGATACATTACAAAAAGCGCTAAAGAGTAATGCCAGTTTTGCTTATGATTTGATGCTTTTTTATGCCGATGAATTGAATAGAAGTGAAGCAAAAGTTAAATCTATATCTCAAATGACGGTAAGAGAACGCGTGGTAGATACCTTATTATATATCAACAGAAAATTTAAAGATAAAAATGGATTCTTGAATCTTGCCTTAAGTAGGAGAGAATATGCAGATTATGCAGGCACAACAGAAGAACAGGTCATTCGAATATTTTCAAGTTTAAAAAAGGAAAACCTTATCCATACAAAAGGAAAAAAAGTTGGCATTATAAACGTAGATCTACTCAAAAGAGAAATCTCGGAGCATAACTTTTATTTAGATTTATAA
- a CDS encoding CmpA/NrtA family ABC transporter substrate-binding protein, protein MKHVIKKVAFSFMAAMLLSACGSKEKKAKETASEEVKANVLEIEKPQLTFGFIKLTDMAPLAIAKEKGFFEEEGLYVSVEAQSNWKNVLDRVIDGQLDGSHMLAGQPIAAGAGFGRQAKLVTAFSMDLNGNGITVSNDVWSKMKPNVPIDENGKPVHPIKADALKPVVTEYKNSGKPFKMGMVFPVSTHNYEIRYWLAAAGIHPGMYTAENVQGQIDAEVLLSVTPPPQMPATLESGTIYGYCVGEPWNQQAVFKGIGVPVVTNYDIWKNNPEKVFVMTEKFIEDNPNTAVAVTKALIRAGKWLDDPANRPEAVKILSMSQYVGAPEEVLANSMTGTFEFEKGDKRSMPDFNVFYKYNATYPFYSDGIWFLTQMRRWGQIPEAKPAAWYEETIKDIYRPDVWKKAADLLVAEGKIPATDVPTTDGYKPATADFIDGTTYDAKDPIGYINSFAIGNKD, encoded by the coding sequence ATGAAACATGTAATCAAAAAAGTGGCTTTTTCTTTTATGGCAGCTATGCTTCTTTCGGCTTGCGGAAGTAAAGAGAAGAAGGCAAAAGAAACGGCTTCAGAAGAAGTAAAAGCAAACGTTTTAGAAATAGAAAAACCTCAATTGACCTTTGGTTTTATCAAATTAACAGATATGGCACCTTTAGCAATTGCTAAAGAGAAAGGATTTTTTGAAGAGGAAGGGCTTTATGTTTCGGTTGAAGCACAATCTAATTGGAAAAATGTTTTAGACCGTGTTATTGACGGGCAATTGGATGGCTCACATATGTTAGCAGGGCAACCTATTGCTGCAGGAGCTGGTTTCGGTAGGCAAGCAAAATTAGTCACTGCTTTTTCCATGGATTTAAACGGAAATGGAATTACAGTTTCTAATGATGTTTGGTCTAAAATGAAACCAAATGTTCCCATTGATGAAAATGGAAAACCTGTTCATCCAATTAAAGCAGATGCATTAAAACCAGTAGTTACAGAATATAAAAATAGCGGTAAACCTTTTAAAATGGGAATGGTATTTCCGGTATCTACACATAATTATGAAATACGATATTGGTTAGCAGCAGCAGGTATTCACCCAGGAATGTATACCGCAGAAAATGTGCAAGGACAAATAGATGCCGAAGTTTTACTTTCTGTGACACCTCCGCCACAAATGCCGGCTACATTAGAATCAGGTACTATTTATGGGTATTGTGTAGGCGAGCCATGGAACCAGCAAGCAGTTTTTAAAGGAATTGGAGTGCCTGTTGTCACTAATTATGATATCTGGAAAAACAATCCAGAAAAGGTATTTGTGATGACAGAAAAATTTATTGAAGATAATCCAAATACTGCAGTAGCAGTTACAAAAGCTCTTATTAGAGCAGGTAAATGGTTAGATGATCCTGCAAATAGACCAGAGGCTGTAAAAATATTATCTATGTCTCAATATGTCGGCGCACCAGAAGAGGTCTTGGCAAATTCAATGACAGGAACTTTTGAATTTGAAAAAGGAGATAAGCGTTCTATGCCAGACTTTAATGTGTTTTATAAGTATAATGCCACGTATCCTTTTTATTCTGATGGAATTTGGTTTTTAACGCAAATGCGTAGATGGGGGCAAATTCCTGAGGCAAAACCTGCCGCTTGGTATGAAGAGACTATTAAAGATATCTATAGACCAGATGTATGGAAAAAAGCTGCCGACTTATTAGTAGCGGAAGGTAAAATACCAGCAACAGATGTGCCAACAACTGATGGGTATAAGCCGGCAACAGCAGATTTTATTGATGGTACAACCTATGATGCCAAAGATCCTATAGGATACATTAACAGTTTTGCCATCGGTAACAAAGATTAA
- a CDS encoding ABC transporter permease, producing MKQEITLEKESQGLTFLKPLATLFKAKFEKDVVLKSFKKTGITLVSILLFLGLWHLGSKALYNKEATYKIEKALSEQGQEAADAEKACIASGDSSCQPNTLPSPTQVWASFQSLIADHQLIKGKKEAFAMKMAATNEKLVAQGKDAIIYTGRASFVDTVLTSIKTVFAGFLLALIIAVPIGIVIGLSPSLRSAFNWFIQIFKPVSPVVWYLLVFMIVKTLYIGASSDNAFVISFISVGLCAMWATLVNTAMGVASVDKDYINVAKVLKLGTFQKVFKVILPSSLPLIFTGLRITLSVAWMVLIAIELLAQSPGLGLFVWEEFQNGANDSNAKIIVAMFVIGIIGFLLDRLMLMVQQMVSFNKNEGI from the coding sequence ATGAAACAAGAAATCACATTGGAAAAAGAAAGCCAAGGCCTCACATTTTTAAAGCCCCTAGCTACACTGTTCAAGGCGAAATTTGAAAAAGATGTTGTATTAAAGTCTTTCAAGAAAACAGGAATTACACTGGTGTCTATTCTTTTGTTCTTAGGCTTATGGCACCTTGGTTCAAAGGCATTATACAACAAGGAAGCTACTTATAAAATAGAGAAAGCTTTGTCAGAACAAGGTCAAGAAGCAGCAGATGCGGAAAAGGCTTGTATAGCATCTGGCGATAGTAGTTGCCAGCCCAATACCTTGCCTTCTCCAACGCAAGTATGGGCTTCTTTTCAATCCTTAATAGCAGATCATCAACTTATAAAAGGGAAGAAAGAGGCTTTTGCTATGAAAATGGCAGCTACCAATGAAAAATTGGTAGCACAAGGTAAAGATGCTATTATTTACACGGGGCGTGCGTCCTTTGTAGATACGGTTCTAACGAGTATTAAAACGGTGTTCGCAGGCTTTCTGCTAGCGCTAATTATTGCTGTACCTATTGGGATCGTAATTGGTTTGAGTCCGTCATTACGGAGTGCATTCAATTGGTTTATTCAAATATTTAAGCCGGTATCACCAGTAGTATGGTATTTGCTTGTTTTTATGATTGTAAAAACCTTATATATAGGTGCAAGCTCTGATAATGCCTTTGTAATCTCGTTTATTAGTGTTGGTCTTTGTGCCATGTGGGCAACGTTAGTTAACACAGCAATGGGGGTTGCATCAGTAGATAAAGATTATATCAATGTGGCAAAAGTGCTAAAGCTAGGTACTTTTCAAAAAGTATTCAAAGTAATACTACCCTCATCTCTTCCCTTAATTTTTACAGGATTACGTATTACACTCTCTGTAGCATGGATGGTTTTAATTGCGATTGAATTATTGGCACAAAGTCCAGGATTAGGATTATTTGTTTGGGAAGAGTTTCAAAATGGCGCCAATGATTCCAACGCCAAAATTATCGTTGCCATGTTTGTCATCGGGATTATAGGATTTCTTTTAGATAGGTTGATGCTTATGGTACAGCAAATGGTATCATTTAATAAAAACGAAGGAATATAA